In the Alphaproteobacteria bacterium CG11_big_fil_rev_8_21_14_0_20_39_49 genome, CGTTCATCTATCAGCAACACCATCAATATCACTTCAGGGTGATTTTCTTTAATGGCAAGTGCGATATTTTTCATTAATACGGTTTTACCCGTACGAGGAGGAGCTACTATCAAAGCACGCTGTCCTTTACCGATAGGGCATACCACGTCAATGATACGGGTGCTGAATTCTTTTGCAGTAGCATCTTTTACTTCCCCAAGATTGAATTTATCATCGGGAAATAACGGAGTAAGGTTATCAAAATTTATCCTGTGACGGGCATCTTCGGGTTCACCCATATTGATCTGGTTTACTTTCAATAATGCAAAATAACGCTCGCCCCTCTTAGGAGAACGTGTTTCACCGCTTACGGTATCACCCGTCCTTAAACCGAATTTCTTTATCTGGTTAGGGGAGACATATATATCGTCAGGACCGGGCAGATAGTTAGCCTCAGGTGAACGCAAAAATCCGAATCCGTCCTGCAACACCTCGATAACCCCCTCACCTGCTACTATACCGCCATTATCGGCAACAACTTTTAAGATAGCAAATACAAGGTCTTGCTTGAGCATACCTCCGGCATTTTCAACGCCGCATTGTTCTGCAAGTTTCAGTAACTCATCTGAAGATTTAAGCTTTAACTCCTTAAGGTTCATCGTAGTTCCGACAAACTTATCCCTTTCTATTGCGGGCTTAGATTCTTTTACGGCAGCATCTTGATCCTGTCCGTCTTTATTATTTCTATACCTCTCCCTCGATGCCGTTTCCCTTGATGCCGTTTCCTGCGGTGCTGCATGTGATGCACCCGATGCGTCTTTAACTACCTCGGCGGCAGATTCTTTATTACTATTCTCATCATCGGATTTTTTTGTATTGAATTGTCTTTTTGGCTTAGTTTTTAGTTCAAGTTTTTTTTGTGCTTGTTCATTTTCCATAAAATGATGCCTTAAATATTAATTGATAAGTATTTGTATAGATATTGTCATCCGGATTTTTTTACATTGGATAATGTTTGGAATTTACTTAACATTTGCCCATGAGCTTTTTAATTTACAGGCAAAAAGTATCTATCAGTTACCAATAAAAAACCTTGTTGTCAACATGTTATAAGCTAAAAAATTAATTTTATCATATGTTTTGCAATTTAAGATTCCCCACAAGCCATTGAAAAACAATCAAAACTATAGTAAATTCAAAGTTACTGTACTTCATATCAAATATTTTTAACGACCGTTGATTATATATTTCTTTGACTCTTTTCTTTATCGCTTAATATAATTTTTTGTAAATAACTTTCACTATTATTTAGATCGCTTTGCTTTTCCTCACCCAATCCGTTATCTGACTTGAATTGATTTATGAGTCCCTGTTGTTTTTCATTAAATTCTTTTAAAATCCCGACATAATCATCAGAATTATTTTCTTTGATTTGCCTTGCCTTATCAATACTTTCCTTTTGCATTGCTACGATTACCTGCTCCCCTAGATTTTCTATCATATCTTTTGAAGCACCCGAACTTTTAGCGTTGTAAAACTTTTCTATTACTTCATTTACATAGTTTGCATGTTTATACTTTTTATCGGATTTTTTTTCCTTACCGCCATAACTTTCAACAACATACGCATCGGGCAAAGCATAACTATCGTCCATATCCTCCTGTTTATCTTCTTTTCGGATATTTTCTTTATTTTGTCTGAACAGGGATTTTATTTTATCTAATATTATCGCCATACCTTATGCCTTGAAGATTTTAAATAACCTTCCTGTACAAAGAATAGCACATTACCGCCATCTAAAAAAGTAAATTTTTTAAATATTTTTACGCCGACTTTTTATTATTCTTTCCTTTCAGCTTGTAGATATAGCGTATTACTTCAGCAACCGCTTCGTAATGTTTGAACGGAACTTCCTGCTCAAGTTCTACCGATGCATATAACGCCCTTGCCAAAGGTGCGTTTTCGATTATAGGTACGTTATTTTCCTTTGCTACTTCCTTTATTTTCAGAGCTATAAAATCCATTCCTTTTGCGACAACCACAGGAGCCTGATTAACCGCCTCATCATATTTCAGGGCAATAGAATAGTGTGTCGGGTTGGTGATTACCACATCAGCGTCAGGTACGTTCTGCATCATACGGTTTTGTGCTCTTTTATTCCTTATCTCCCTTAATTTGGCTTTAACTTCAGGACTACCTTCTGTTTGTTTAAACTCGTCCTTAAGGTCACGTTTGGACATCTTGAGGGATTTTATATGTTCATATTTCTGGTATAGAAAGTCAATTACTGCAATAACGCTCATAAATGCACATACGCCTATCATCATTTTCGTAGCAAGCTGCAACAGCAAGAGCATTGTCGCCATAATGCTTTCATTTTGTACATTGATTATCTCGTTTAAGCTTGGATAAACGACAATATAACCTACTACGGCAACCAGTGTTATTTTAAAAATTCCTTTTAAAAATTCCATAATGCTTCTCATTGAAAAAAGGCGTTTAAGCCCTTTTAATAGCGATATCCTCTCTAGTTTAGGCATAAAAGATTCATGTGAGAACACTATAGGGTGCTGTATCATGCTTGAAACATATATGATAAGTATAAGTATTGATACGGGCACTATCATAAGGAACAGGACGCTTTTTAGCACTTGGGTTGAAATGCCCGTAATGCTTTGACTATCTATATGGAAATCATGGGCAGAGCCTATAAAACGAGTCATGTTCAGGGTGGCACGCTCCATAATGGAGGGAGCCATCCATATCATTATAAGGGCGAACACAACCAGCATCAGCAAGCTGGTTACCTCCCTTGAATGAGGAACCTGCCCTTTTTTAAACGCATCATCAAGGCGTTTTTGTGTCGGGTCTTCGGTCTTTTGCGAATTATCCTGATCTTCGTCCGGCATGGGCTGAGTTACTATTTTTTATTATAGCTAACAAATATAACTTTTTTATTTTATTAACTAAAGATATTTTACCGGAATATAATCAAAAAAGGAGTTCCGGAAACAAAACATTGATTATTTAGTAAACATCATTTATTAACAACATTCTTTACTTTAAGGAGAGGTGGTCGAGTGGCTGAAGGCGCACGCTTGGAAAGCGTGTTTAGGGGCAACTCTAACGTGGGTTCGAATCCCATCCTCTCCGCCACTTTATATGCAAACCACCTGAATTTAATAAAGGTTTTTCGCCTTAACCTTAAAAACTCCCACACTCGTTCCCACGTTAT is a window encoding:
- the flhB gene encoding flagellar biosynthesis protein FlhB; this translates as MPDEDQDNSQKTEDPTQKRLDDAFKKGQVPHSREVTSLLMLVVFALIMIWMAPSIMERATLNMTRFIGSAHDFHIDSQSITGISTQVLKSVLFLMIVPVSILILIIYVSSMIQHPIVFSHESFMPKLERISLLKGLKRLFSMRSIMEFLKGIFKITLVAVVGYIVVYPSLNEIINVQNESIMATMLLLLQLATKMMIGVCAFMSVIAVIDFLYQKYEHIKSLKMSKRDLKDEFKQTEGSPEVKAKLREIRNKRAQNRMMQNVPDADVVITNPTHYSIALKYDEAVNQAPVVVAKGMDFIALKIKEVAKENNVPIIENAPLARALYASVELEQEVPFKHYEAVAEVIRYIYKLKGKNNKKSA
- the rho gene encoding transcription termination factor Rho — protein: MENEQAQKKLELKTKPKRQFNTKKSDDENSNKESAAEVVKDASGASHAAPQETASRETASRERYRNNKDGQDQDAAVKESKPAIERDKFVGTTMNLKELKLKSSDELLKLAEQCGVENAGGMLKQDLVFAILKVVADNGGIVAGEGVIEVLQDGFGFLRSPEANYLPGPDDIYVSPNQIKKFGLRTGDTVSGETRSPKRGERYFALLKVNQINMGEPEDARHRINFDNLTPLFPDDKFNLGEVKDATAKEFSTRIIDVVCPIGKGQRALIVAPPRTGKTVLMKNIALAIKENHPEVILMVLLIDERPEEVTDMSRSVKGEVISSTFDEPASRHVQVAEMVIERAKRLVEHKKDVVIVLDSITRLARAYNTCVPSSGKVLSGGVDSNALQRPKRFFGAARNIENGGSLTIISTALIDTGSRMDEVIFEEFKGTGNSEIVLERKLSDKRIFPAIDITKSGTRKEELLVGKDTLSKMWMLRRILEPMGVVDASEFLIGKLKASKNNDDFFESMNS